Below is a window of Onychostoma macrolepis isolate SWU-2019 chromosome 06, ASM1243209v1, whole genome shotgun sequence DNA.
ATTCAtaatctaaaataatatattaaaaacaacaatctaatgataatttttaaaaatattttaatgattatttgtaatgaaaacTGTTCatattaaattgtcttttttcttcttcgGAAAAGCACCCAgacaaaatagaaaataaactgtaaatgagAGAATGGATCAACAGAGAACTTGCTTGTTTCATCTATTTATGCATTTcatgattttctatattttttaacataaaaagaTTACAATTTAgcatgtaaatatgaataagACATGCATTTCTCAGCTAAAACTGGAGTAGTAGTCttatacaaattaaacattaaaatgtttgcGACCTGAAAAAAGCATGTAAAGGCAGGATATTGCAAACGGGGCCTTTCTCTCTTCTTAATCACACCTTATTCCATATATTTGCATTCAAATTTGGTTTAATTTCATACATGAAAGGGTGTTAGCGCAGTATTTATCTGAGCAGAGATTACCCCGATAGGCTTAAACTTAAattaatggggaaaaaatattattacattagaaGCTAATAACAATAAGAAGAGAGTCTTAGTAGGGAATATTGCCACAGTCCTCTAATTTCAAACGGTAATGATTAAATCAAGAGGGGCACAAAATGGCCAAAACTGCAGCGACGATGCCCTCATTAAGGACAGCCGGCTCTGGACTGACAATACTTCTGCGCACTCTCTTTTAAAAAGCTCTGTGCTATCGTTCCGCAATCAATTTGAGCTAAATGCCCttagctgtatttttaaaatctaatttaataaCTTAGAATAGGAAacattattaatacttttttatcAGAATGGTTTCCCCGATGTTAAACAGCCCTCAGCGCTGAGCTGTAATGAACATGGGGAGTGTGCATTATTAATCTTTATGCTCAAGCTCATTTCAGCTTTTCTCGCTGTAGAAATATAAGGGAAAAAAGGAGCAAAATGAAAAAAGGGGTAGAAATAAAGAGATATGTCTAAGGTTCACTGATTCTCTATGTCTCTGATGTTTCTCACACCTGAGATGGGAAAAAGAGCAGCGGCGCCAGAGGCACATCTACGCTAGGCCGCCGAACACCTGCCACTTTGACGCTTCCTGCTCTCGGTATCTTGGACGAGCCACTCAAGGGCTGGCAACATAACCGTCACCACTAAAAAAATGGCGTTCGGCACTAGAGGCATCAACGTCTACCACAGGAACCGCGGTTCTCTTTCACTGCCTCATCCGCCGCTGGGCGTGAGGTGAGCTCCCCTCTCCCGCTCTGAGTGGCTTTTAATTAGTGTCTGAATGAAGCCGAGCGCCACTCACCCGAGGgatagaaaaaagaaacacaaggCCTGAGAGTTTATGAAACAGAGTGTCTGTTATTTACCTGGAACCCTGGCTTCCGCTGGTATTTTCTTCTCTGCTGCATCTCGGCGAAGCTGGCCGCCCCCGCCGCATACGTGTAGGCCATGTGCGGCAAGAAGCTTATCTGTTCGAGGCTGGGGTAGGGTCTCAGCCCCGGGAGGCTGGCTTGCACCGGGGGCATAAACGTGGGGGGCGGAAACGCGCTTTGGGGTGGCAAGGAGGTGTACAGGGGTTTGGCAGCGAAGGGGTTCAGACCAAACATGGGGCTCGAGCTTTTGTCCAGATTGCTGTTTGCATTGGGGCTGCCAAACTCCTTCTTGGAGAGATAAGCCAAGTTGAGCGGCTCGTCTGCATGCTCCCGAGGCATCACGATGTGGTTATGGTCAGTGGGGGTGCTGTTTAGCTTGGGTCGGCTTTTCACAGTCAAGATGTGCTTTGGCTCCTTCATGAGCTTTGGCAACGAGAGGTCAAGAGGTTCAGCCTGCAGGTCCTCGGAGGTGAAGCTGTTGGGTGTGTAAGAGCTAGTGTGGGAGTTTTTGGAGGAGGCGGATGACAAGTTTAGAGGAGATGGCGTGTTGCTTCTGGAGTGGTCCAGCTTATCCCCCAGCGGCTTGTGGTTGGAGAACTGAGGAGTTTTGGAGAGCCTGAGTGGGGTGTCGCAGTTGTTAATGTTGTTATGAAGCTCGGGGATGGACGGGGATGTGATGCGGTCAGTACCTTTGACTAGGGACATCGGAGAACGGATGCCTAACGAGTCTTTAGTGGGCGTGTGAATGGAGACTGGATGACCAGACTCCACATGGTTCCTGTCTAAAGGAGGAGTCCTGGAATTAGCGTACTGAAAGACTTTCCTTTGCTCAAACCACTCTTTTACAAATTCCTGTGGAAGGCCGACCGCTATGGAGATTTTCAGTAGTTCTTCTGAGTTGGGCTCCATGTTCATGGCGAAATAAGCTTTCAGCACTGACATGTGGTCCTTGTAGGGACTGATAGGGCCGTTGATGCCCTTCTCAGGGATGATGGATGGGTGCAAGAGGCCGTGTTTCTCAGCAAACAAGCCGGTTTTGTTGGTCGAGGCGTTCTGAGCGGGCTGAAGCACGGCTTTGATTTCCTCGTTCATCTTGCAAAGGTAGCGCTCGTGCTGGTGCAGAGGAATGGGGCCAGGGAAGGTCTCTTTGCAATACTGGCAGGAGAAGGGTGTAAacattagattattattatCGTGCATTTTGTCCTCTATACCCATATCTAGCATATGATTTGCCTTCTCTTTCTTGATATTGCTAATTTGCCTCTTAGAGTCTGTGGTCAAGCTCTGAAGGCAGGCTTTGGCTTCGTTGACCTTCTCAAGCGTGTAGTCTATGATGCTCTTGGTGGCACCGTTGTGATTGATGAGTGGAAGAGTGTTCTGGGGTCCACCGGGAGAGGTGAGTGCTTGCTTCTGTTCCTCTATGTGGGAACCCAACTCCTTCATGTACGCCTTCAACTTGGAGATCTCCTCTGGCTTGCAGTCCATCTTTTGTCGACAAACTGTGTTGTCCACGATCTGCAGGACCTTTTGTACCTCGCTCAGGTTGTTTCCCAGTGATGGGTATCCCAGCATTTGCCCCTCCATTCCCATGCCCAGGTGCTGAAGGGGACTCTGGGAGTTATGAATGCCCAGTGGGCTTCCTCCCCTCACACCACCATTCAGGAAGGGGCTGCCTGTACCGTAGCCATGAGATGCCATCATCAGCTTATAGTCGTTGAAGTCCAGTGGTTCAGATTTGATGTTGAGGTGGTTGGACTGGTCTTGCAGACCGAGGGGTTTGCCATTCTCCAGTTTGTGTCGTAGCTGTGAAATGGCGGTGTTCGTAGGGGAGGACGATGCAGAGGTCGGAGATGAACCCGCCTTCAGGTTGTTCCTCACCCTGCCGTTGATGGCGATCAGTCCGATGCATTTCTTACTGCTTATGTGTGAACTGTAGGACCCGGAGTGCGAGAATCTCTTCTTACAGTTTGGACATTCGTATGGCTTCTCACCTACAGTGAAGAAAGACAAAGAATTTGATCACATCAAGAAGCAAGAGATGTTCTTATTGACTTAAAGTAATGAGTACGTTCCCTCTTTTCATCGAATAAAACTTATTTAATGAAGAGATGACAAAGAAAGAACCTATTCATTCTCATGCAGAATCAAGAACATTCTTATCTAAGGCAATGAGttatgaaagaaagaaaaggacgTACCACTGTGTATCCGCAGGTGCTCCTTTAGATGGTGTTTGTATTTGAAGGCCTTGCCACATTCAGTGCATTTGAACTTGCGGTTGCCAGAACCCTGGTTGAGAATCTGGTGCTGTGGATGAGAAAATATTCACATGAGCCTCTcttgcacaaacacacaacaggcAAGATTTCAGTGAATAATTTCATGATGGGCCAAATGGCTCCCGTTGTAAAGCGGCATCTTGCTTTGGTTGGGTGCATCTGAGCAGCGATAACAGAGCATCTCATACCTTTTCATTTCCTGACTCTAGAGCCAGAAACGCTGCATTGGCAgcgaaaaaaagaacaaaaagaatCCTATTTTTACGACTTTTTTCCTCATTAGGGAGGCAGAAATGATCCACTTCATCTAATTTAGCATAATCGTTCCGAATAAATCACACATATTTAACCAACACATCCTTCAGATACCTGTGCAAAGAGTTCATTACGCAAAAAGGTGGGCTCGCATAAATGTTGCAATTTCATAATTGGACACAAATTTGTAGACTGTTTAAAGGCTTCAAACGTCTCTTTAATAATGCGTGAATGCGGCTCGTAGGCAGGCACTTCATTTGCTGTTCAAAGGTAGAACATGAGCGCTGCGCCCCTCGCATTTGCAATTCAAAGCAGAGCCTcgaaaatcaaaatataataacaataacaacaacaacaatacggGCGTCAGTGCAGAGAAGCAGAGAGCGCACCAGGCGAGCACAATTAATTCAGAGTGGGAGGTGAGTATGTCGAACGGGCAGAGGAACACAAAAGGCCTGTGAGCGCCGCCCATGATCGGCTCCGACAACTggtggggagagagagaggcccGCATTCCGCTGGAGACAGATGGCATAAAGCACAGGACACAGGGAGGATTGTTCAAACAGCGGCAACCTTCAAACATCAAGCAGGGAGCCGGGCGGCCCACGGCGGGGAGGGACCCCACCATTCGCTCATATGTTGCTGAGTCGCATAAACAAACAGCAACAGCTGCTTTACGCCCCCCACCTTCCCTCTGAGGATGGAGGCAGGTTTTGGTCCCACCATCACTCTCAATGTGATACAGTCACTCCGTCGGCCTAATTGTGAGTGGCAGCAGCGAGAGGAGAGGGATTTTTCCGCCCGGTGTGATGCACTTGCGCTAAGTGTGTCAAGCATGATGTGGGCGGGGCATTTGATTGGGTATTTGCATGTTATTGGGCTTAGCAAGGATCGGTAAACCAGAGTCACATACACACATAGAGCGCTCTACTGCACATCACGGACGGATTTTAATGGCCATCAGATTTTCAgaaaacagcaaattttcaaCAGGAAAGTCTTTCAAGATTAAGCGCACAAACAAAGACCAACAAATAGGAAGTAATTTTGTGGATTAGAGAGGTCACGGGTGCAGAATGGGCCATCTGTTCATGTTTTGAGCGGCTCGTGGCATCAGGTGAAGAAGTTGGCAGCTCGTCGTGTATCAAATCATTCTGTTCTAGTCAGAACGTCATGTCTGAGAGATAAAAGAGCTGCTGTACCTCATCTCCGTTGATTACAGGAGCAATTCTGATGTCACACTGCGCTTTGAGTCGTAAAGATAAGTTTCAAGTGGTGCAGTCTCTAGAGAGATCAGCGTGTCACTTTGCCTTTACCTGCTTTATTTGCCAGTAGAGACCCAGTGTATCTACCTGTTTATACAGGGGAATGTGTCTTATATTTGACACGACAGCCACAACAACCCATATAATGCGTGTAAATAATGCTGCGACAGATTGTTAAGAGAAAATACGCAGAGTGCTTGGCTCATGTTTATCATTTACGCACATGGAAATGATGATGTGTTACTCTGTCACCGCAGAGAAACTGATTTTTAAagaacataaaaaagaaaacctaAAGAGCGGATACAATTTCTAAATTGGAAATTAACACAGTCATTCGATCGTGAATATAAGACTGCAGAATCATATCAGAGCAGGCCATCAAAAAACCATTTAGACCTCAATTAAGGCTATAACCATTAAAAGATCTGCATCTTCAAAATGCcatgaaaaattaataatgaTTGCCAATCAAAATGATATCTTTTCTCCGAGGGAATACAGTGCATTAGATATAGAGCTAGAGCGAGgcggagagagagcgagagaggaaGTGTGGCTCACCTGATCTCGTCCTGGCTTGTGTGTGGCCATATGTCTCTCCAGCTGAGTGCGGTAAGCAAACGTGTAGCTGCACAGAGGGCAGGCGAAGTTCTCCTCGTTTTTCTCGTGCCGGTACTTGATGTGTTCCTTTAGGGAAGTCAAGCGTTTGTAACCCCGGTCGCAGTAGGGGCAGGTCAACAGTTGGGCGAAAGCATCTGGAGTTCCAGGTGGCAGGTCTGCAGCAGAGAGAGAGGGGCAGCGGGCCAAAAGGTCAGCAAATCAATGGCAGCGAATGGGCGCTGTGCCCAGGGTGGTACGAGGAGGTATCTGTACAATCTGCTCCACTGTGTGCCACCGTCAAAGTTGGCACTGCCACCCACACACGCACTCACGCCAATGCATGAACACACACAGTAGATGCGTTCAGATTCACACAATTCGCTGAGTTTTGCTCATGGGCTTTATGTGACGGAAGAAATATGACACATTCATGTTTTAAACTATTTTCCACTCCTAAAGTGGGAACATACTAGTTACAGACAGATATGTTAGCCAGGCCCATAATTAGGATGATGTTTAACCATTTTAAGATCATGGCATTggccaacaacaacaaaaaaaaaagaaaaaaaaaaggtggtcAATTTCAATATGAGCATTTTGGGAATggataatataaatattgtgcacattttaaagaaatagatTATGAAATTAAGTTGAAAATAATTGTACTAAATTGTGTCCATCTCATTTATATGATAATTGCAGTTATAGCATTGTTTTAGCCACTAGCCACCTCTGCTCTGtagatattaaataaacatatttaatattaatataaaaacatttgttaacactttacttgaagccttatatatatatatatataatgcattataaaagcatttaaatgcattaattatgccttatAATGCACCTCATAATATATTGTttgatctcatgaataattataaCCACAGACAAAATCCATTATAATGTTGCCCTTTTTTTTTACACCTTTAGaaagtataatgcattaaaacaatgtATTGCACTACAACAAGAAATCTGCAAATAGTTTGGTTACcattatttctgaaaatatattatacatcaTAACATACTTTGAGATGCATTAAATCatcaagtaaagtgttaccaaacattCTTATATTAAAATTGTGCTTGTGTTGGTTCTATGCAGCTTTTGGTAACATTATGGTTTTTGTATATGGGTCGCCACTTGGTGTCCAAAATTAAATCCGGGTCTGGGAGCCACAGAATTGACCTTGACTTCTTTGGATTGTGTCAGAATAAACTGCTACTAACCCTAACCAGCTAAAAGCAGTTGTTTACAATGGTTTAAACCTGAACACAGAGCGATTGCTGTCGGCGTTTGGGGGCCAGTTGTGCTCTCTCTATTGTAATCACTTCTGGTGGCTCGCACGTCTAATTTTTCACACGTTCTTCATAAGAGAGGTATGCGCCATAATGCGCCCCGGCTGCCCCCCTCGGGATGGGAAATTTAGTGTTTATAATTTCACCACTCGGACAGCTGCACCTCGCTCTAAAGGTAAACACTCCGGCATGCAGCCAATCAGACGGCGGCAACAGCTGCCCGACATTCTCACCGTTCTCCTCGTGTCCGTTGGCTTCGGGCGTGGCGAGGCGGGAGCGGGAGAGTTCCTCCGGTGCCTCGGGGTAGATGATGGCTGTGTCTCCTCTCTGGAGGTATTCGGCAAtgctgaccacatgactttcacTGTCCACCAGTTTACGCTTCCCAAAGAAATCCTCAAACTCAGTAGCGCAGTGAACGCTCTTCGCTAGAAACACAGAGAGAGGCAGCGTTTGAATAAAACCTGGATTCTTGCTTGCATGTGAAAAATATGGTGCACTGGAAGGTGACGGAAACATGCAGCAGCAGCTGTGATAAAAAGAATGCAGGAACATTAGAGAAATGTTCTGGGAGGGATACATCTAAATTACTGCCTTATCTAGCCACCTAATGGCcactaaaataagaaatatgagTTAATCTAACAGGAGAAGCATTGGAATTGTGGAAAAGCTTTTAACGATAAACCCTTTTTTCTACTTTTAAGTGTATTAGAGGCAGTAAGACAAGGAGCAGAAACATATGCTGAAATCCCAACATCACTTCCTAGATCGCTAATCGAACTCCTAACTAGGTGGATTCTGATAACTACGTTAAAAATGAGGGGACATTTTGACAACAGGGCTGAGGCTATGTGCTTTTTGCCAATTGAAAGTCGTCGTGAAAATGCCCacagaaagaaaaatcacaaatcaaatgtCTTTACAATCTCAATTGTTTCTTAAAGACAGCAGTGAGATTGAATAAAGAGTTTTCctgcttctcagatgtttctcctgagaaaaaaaGATTCTTCTAAAGGTTCAGAAGAAATCTCAACAatgtgctcagatttgccaagaTATCAAAGTCAGCAATCAAAAGTCGGAGATCTCAGTGTGAATCTCATCAAATGATCAAGCTGctccacattcattttatagctcTATACTCTTACTGGATGACAACTAGTCACTCGTTTGCAAAtcttaggagaaacatctgagaacaACAAGAAACATCATTGAGAAGTGAGTATTgagctgtgaaaaaaaaacaaaaaaaacatcctcTGAGCAATAAAATTTGCTCTGGGAGGTGCTCATATGGAAAATTAGTGTATGTACAAAATAGACACAAAGACAGCGTCATAATTATTTCTCCACATCATTTCTCTACAAGAGCAGATACAGGAAACTGAAGgtgttttactttattatgtAACAGAATATTATCTAACGGAGAATAAATAGCTCTCACCCGTTCGTCAGACAAGTTAAATATTACAGCAGAGAGACAGTGCATGTGTGGCTTGAGTTTTATCAGCTACCTTTTAATTAGGATGAGCTTGTGTAAGGTATAAACTCTGCACTGAGGTTTGTCTGACAGTAAACATTTTATCGTCTCATTTGTGCAAAGGTCGAGCCGCTGGGCTGTGTCGCTGTCAAAAATGTCTTGAAAATGTCAGAGAGCCGGCAGccctttaacattatttaacagAGCAAATGATTTCCCTCCTCTCTCATTACTAGACCTGCCTCGCTATCATTCACGTGAACACGCGTGAGCGCCGCGGCCCGACAAATGAACACGTTTAGCTCCTCGCTGCTGTGGGTTTTGCGGCTTACATGATCTAAACAAATCGAGTTTGCGCACAAATTAGATTTTGGCCTGAAATGCGATTTGGGGAAGTTCGCGCTCGCAGAAGAAAGCGCTCTAAAGTCGACGTCTTAATGTTTTCCTTCCGCTCCTGATGCTCGAGCTGAGAACGGCCCTCCCTGCAGAGGAGGATCGTGGGCCGCACAGCGGAGCCGTTTATCTCTGGAGTGTGTGTCTAACATTAGAAAGCTTTATTAAAACTACACATCCTTCCTCCTGAACTACATCAGCGATGACAGCTCAAACACGGCCTAACGGTGTTTCTCATAAAACAAacccttgtgtgtgtgtgatgatgtCAAACAGAGAGCAGGAATCACTCGGATGATTGTGGATTCATATGAACAATGTTGATGTGCTTCTGCTGCGTAAAAGCAGTGGAATCGTTTTTAAGTTAGACGTTTCAGTTTGCATGAAATGCTGCATCACAGACATGCTAATAGAGCACAACGGAAGTAAATCTCCATGCATTTTCTCCAAAGGGAaatgatttttaacaataaccTATAAAGACAGAACTGTTGTGAGCTCTGAGGTTGTTAATCAACGATATATGCTTGTGTTGAACCCATCTGTTCATATTAATTCAacagttttaatgtttaatagcACAATAAagactacattacccatgatgctgTACAAaaattccaccaatcagagagctGCAGCGAGAAAAGTGCACCATTCCCATGAAGCACTTGAACAATGTAATTTAGTCTCCCTATGCTCTCAAAATACTtacatatttgtatatatgcatattttgcagtcaacttaaaatatgaagtttatttgcaaaaacagataactccaaaatcttttttttttattattattattgcgttatcatgtttttattgtgttttattgtgttagccgttttttttttttatcattttcaatctagtcaaaaaaacaaaaaacaaaactgcgTTTCATTgaggaatgcacaatgaaaaaacatgtttgagaattgttaaaaacggagttatctatttttgcaaattaactctttaTATATTCTTTCTATAAATTCAAACaactttaaatgaatagttttagATTTCTCAATCGTTTTTAATTCCATTCGTAATGCTTCATGGGACTGTAGTTCTTTCCCTCACTAAAGCCATTAAGCACACATTgtctttttgtctgattttcttTTACTTTCAAATAAAACCATATAACGCTTCATGGCttaaagactttttttaaaatcccaatggcaaaaatgaatgggaaaaataCTTCCGGAACTAGGGCTGCTGAATAAGTGGGCGGGACTAATGCACTTTATATCAATACAGCAAATCAACATGGTCACATGACTCACCTGTACCGTTCCCAACGGGCTCTAAAGTGGCATCGGGCCCCATAGTGTCATAGTCtcccttcagctcatctgtaaaagagagacagacaggagAGGAGAGTCTATTAGCTCACTGACACACTGCATCTGGACAGAAAAcatcttgttctgcatctcatGTAGGACTCAAAATGACCCACTTATTTACACTGACAACAAtcacacgaacacacacacagagcagagCGCGCTGGGAAACAAGCGAGAGCAAACTCAGAGATCAGCTCAAGAATGTTCCATCCACCTGAACAAGCaaacagagcgagagagagacagatagagagagagacggcGAGGATGAGTCTTCTGATCTCCAGTGCACTGATCCGCTGCTGCTCCGTGTCTCTGGCACACAAACCAAACACCGAGTCTCTAATTAAACCACTGACATCATGAGAAACACAAACGCAGAAACACATCACTGCATCAACTCTCTGCTTCAAACATCATCATTCTGAGATCAGTTATCAGGGTTTTCACTTGCTATTGCAAGGACCTGAGAACATATATTAATGATACAATTGATTTATATGATGAAATTTTATCATCTTTTCTCTGGTGATCACTGTCTACAATGCGAatgtcaactttttttttttttatatatataaaactatatatactgtactataaatataaatgcactatttatttatttatttatatatacatataaatacacctttttatagattttatggggatcaaaaaaaattgcatggctacataaaatgtattcattcataaaataaaactgtaaaaatataatgtgtTAAATGCATCAACACCTTAGAATTTATGTTTATAATTTagatattgtaatttattccaacaataaaaaatttaaaattaaaataaaatgttgtggaactatattacaatatatttaaaaacctatatatttaaaataacatatattaaaatgtgtttttatttattatttttttatttttatttacaaaaacaataataataataataataatatattactatataacaatatattatactataatattatttttcaattattatttttacatttatgcattcattcacttttttatgaatttttcaatttcttttgatctttcccaACATCTTTTTTTCATTCTGCTGCACAGAGCTTTTACTGGAATCCAcagtttggattttttttctccttcttgTTTCTATCAGTTTTACTATCAGTGTTTTGGGGGGACAGGGGGCAAATATTCCAGTAGGAGGTGAGCTAGTCCTCCTCAGTTTGGAGAGCCGAGGGAGTTGTGCTCTCGTCTCAGGCCGATAAATCAGTTTTGAGGTGGTGGGTGAGTAAACAGGCCTCTGAAGGAGACCCGTGTTGAATCTATTTCTCCTGATGATT
It encodes the following:
- the zeb2b gene encoding zinc finger E-box-binding homeobox 2b isoform X6, whose protein sequence is MKDSGIENVWHENDLLSASVDGTDELKGDYDTMGPDATLEPVGNGTAKSVHCATEFEDFFGKRKLVDSESHVVSIAEYLQRGDTAIIYPEAPEELSRSRLATPEANGHEENDLPPGTPDAFAQLLTCPYCDRGYKRLTSLKEHIKYRHEKNEENFACPLCSYTFAYRTQLERHMATHKPGRDQHQILNQGSGNRKFKCTECGKAFKYKHHLKEHLRIHSGEKPYECPNCKKRFSHSGSYSSHISSKKCIGLIAINGRVRNNLKAGSSPTSASSSPTNTAISQLRHKLENGKPLGLQDQSNHLNIKSEPLDFNDYKLMMASHGYGTGSPFLNGGVRGGSPLGIHNSQSPLQHLGMGMEGQMLGYPSLGNNLSEVQKVLQIVDNTVCRQKMDCKPEEISKLKAYMKELGSHIEEQKQALTSPGGPQNTLPLINHNGATKSIIDYTLEKVNEAKACLQSLTTDSKRQISNIKKEKANHMLDMGIEDKMHDNNNLMFTPFSCQYCKETFPGPIPLHQHERYLCKMNEEIKAVLQPAQNASTNKTGLFAEKHGLLHPSIIPEKGINGPISPYKDHMSVLKAYFAMNMEPNSEELLKISIAVGLPQEFVKEWFEQRKVFQYANSRTPPLDRNHVESGHPVSIHTPTKDSLGIRSPMSLVKGTDRITSPSIPELHNNINNCDTPLRLSKTPQFSNHKPLGDKLDHSRSNTPSPLNLSSASSKNSHTSSYTPNSFTSEDLQAEPLDLSLPKLMKEPKHILTVKSRPKLNSTPTDHNHIVMPREHADEPLNLAYLSKKEFGSPNANSNLDKSSSPMFGLNPFAAKPLYTSLPPQSAFPPPTFMPPVQASLPGLRPYPSLEQISFLPHMAYTYAAGAASFAEMQQRRKYQRKPGFQSELLDGPADYLSSLDDMADPEACLSRKKIKKTESGMYACDLCDKTFQKSSSLLRHKYEHTGKRPHQCQICKKAFKHKHHLIEHSRLHSGEKPYQCDKCGKRFSHSGSYSQHMNHRYSYCKREAEEREAAEREAREKGHLEPTELLLNRAYLQGIAPPGYPEHQEREPILRDGLNGSIRERLKEVEGAFVKMGRRDEEFEEEEEESENKSMDTDGDTMRDEEENGEHSMDDSSVDGKTESKSDHEDGVEDAV
- the zeb2b gene encoding zinc finger E-box-binding homeobox 2b isoform X7 gives rise to the protein MRELIMADGPRCKRRKQANPRRKNAVLDYENVVETGSETEEEDRLLVSEEDGLLNGAGSPVSLVNHESVAPPSPTLGHTLLRKTVDDEDDMKDSGIENVWHENDLLSASVDGTDELKGDYDTMGPDATLEPVGNGTAKSVHCATEFEDFFGKRKLVDSESHVVSIAEYLQRGDTAIIYPEAPEELSRSRLATPEANGHEENDLPPGTPDAFAQLLTCPYCDRGYKRLTSLKEHIKYRHEKNEENFACPLCSYTFAYRTQLERHMATHKPGRDQHQILNQGSGNRKFKCTECGKAFKYKHHLKEHLRIHSGEKPYECPNCKKRFSHSGSYSSHISSKKCIGLIAINGRVRNNLKAGSSPTSASSSPTNTAISQLRHKLENGKPLGLQDQSNHLNIKSEPLDFNDYKLMMASHGYGTGSPFLNGGVRGGSPLGIHNSQSPLQHLGMGMEGQMLGYPSLGNNLSEVQKVLQIVDNTVCRQKMDCKPEEISKLKAYMKELGSHIEEQKQALTSPGGPQNTLPLINHNGATKSIIDYTLEKVNEAKACLQSLTTDSKRQISNIKKEKANHMLDMGIEDKMHDNNNLMFTPFSCQYCKETFPGPIPLHQHERYLCKMNEEIKAVLQPAQNASTNKTGLFAEKHGLLHPSIIPEKGINGPISPYKDHMSVLKAYFAMNMEPNSEELLKISIAVGLPQEFVKEWFEQRKVFQYANSRTPPLDRNHVESGHPVSIHTPTKDSLGIRSPMSLVKGTDRITSPSIPELHNNINNCDTPLRLSKTPQFSNHKPLGDKLDHSRSNTPSPLNLSSASSKNSHTSSYTPNSFTSEDLQAEPLDLSLPKLMKEPKHILTVKSRPKLNSTPTDHNHIVMPREHADEPLNLAYLSKKEFGSPNANSNLDKSSSPMFGLNPFAAKPLYTSLPPQSAFPPPTFMPPVQASLPGLRPYPSLEQISFLPHMAYTYAAGAASFAEMQQRRKYQRKPGFQSELLDGPADYLSSLDDMADPEACLSRKKIKKTESGMYACDLCDKTFQKSSSLLRHKYEHTDGWEKKVAGAALQLFRNTNGASVS
- the zeb2b gene encoding zinc finger E-box-binding homeobox 2b isoform X4, coding for MTANDQVLDYENVVETGSETEEEDRLLVSEEDGLLNGAGSPVSLVNHESVAPPSPTLGHTLLRKTVDDEDDMKDSGIENVWHENDLLSASVDGTDELKGDYDTMGPDATLEPVGNGTAKSVHCATEFEDFFGKRKLVDSESHVVSIAEYLQRGDTAIIYPEAPEELSRSRLATPEANGHEENDLPPGTPDAFAQLLTCPYCDRGYKRLTSLKEHIKYRHEKNEENFACPLCSYTFAYRTQLERHMATHKPGRDQHQILNQGSGNRKFKCTECGKAFKYKHHLKEHLRIHSGEKPYECPNCKKRFSHSGSYSSHISSKKCIGLIAINGRVRNNLKAGSSPTSASSSPTNTAISQLRHKLENGKPLGLQDQSNHLNIKSEPLDFNDYKLMMASHGYGTGSPFLNGGVRGGSPLGIHNSQSPLQHLGMGMEGQMLGYPSLGNNLSEVQKVLQIVDNTVCRQKMDCKPEEISKLKAYMKELGSHIEEQKQALTSPGGPQNTLPLINHNGATKSIIDYTLEKVNEAKACLQSLTTDSKRQISNIKKEKANHMLDMGIEDKMHDNNNLMFTPFSCQYCKETFPGPIPLHQHERYLCKMNEEIKAVLQPAQNASTNKTGLFAEKHGLLHPSIIPEKGINGPISPYKDHMSVLKAYFAMNMEPNSEELLKISIAVGLPQEFVKEWFEQRKVFQYANSRTPPLDRNHVESGHPVSIHTPTKDSLGIRSPMSLVKGTDRITSPSIPELHNNINNCDTPLRLSKTPQFSNHKPLGDKLDHSRSNTPSPLNLSSASSKNSHTSSYTPNSFTSEDLQAEPLDLSLPKLMKEPKHILTVKSRPKLNSTPTDHNHIVMPREHADEPLNLAYLSKKEFGSPNANSNLDKSSSPMFGLNPFAAKPLYTSLPPQSAFPPPTFMPPVQASLPGLRPYPSLEQISFLPHMAYTYAAGAASFAEMQQRRKYQRKPGFQSELLDGPADYLSSLDDMADPEACLSRKKIKKTESGMYACDLCDKTFQKSSSLLRHKYEHTGKRPHQCQICKKAFKHKHHLIEHSRLHSGEKPYQCDKCGKRFSHSGSYSQHMNHRYSYCKREAEEREAAEREAREKGHLEPTELLLNRAYLQGIAPPGYPEHQEREPILRDGLNGSIRERLKEVEGAFVKMGRRDEEFEEEEEESENKSMDTDGDTMRDEEENGEHSMDDSSVDGKTESKSDHEDGVEDAV